In the genome of Cognatishimia sp. WU-CL00825, the window GATCGACAAAAACGTCGACGGCCTAGTGAGCTTGTATTCTGATGACGCGCTTTGGATCGAACAAAATCGCCCACTGGCGCAAGGACACGACGTAATACGTCAAACCTTCGCGTTTCTGGCTTCTAAAGATGCGGTGAACGACCACTCGATCGACAAATTGTTGATTTCAGCTGACGGATCCCTAGCCGTTATGGTTGGCACCGCCATCGTAAAGGTCGAGGAATTTAATCTGGATACGACTGGTACTTTTTTGTTTGTCCTGCGGCCAGATGGGGACAGCTGGGAGATCGTCACAGATATGTGGCATCAGCACGTTACGGCAGAACAAAGATAAACTTGAGGATCAGAATATGCATATTTTAGTAACTCTGGCGATGCTCGCCGCGACAACATCTTCTGCCTTGGCCCAAGACGCTGCAAGCGAACTAGCTGAAATGAATGATCGCTTTAATTCAGGAATTGCGACTCAGGATGTCGCTGGGTTGATGGAATTATATGGTCAAGAAGTCATGTGGATCGCGCCCGGAACTCCGATGAGTTGGAATGGTCAGGCAGAGGCAAAACAACTGTTCAATTATATGACAGGCCATCAAGCCGATGTAACACACGACATCGATCACTTGTTTGTCTCTGATGACGAAACACTGGCGGTGATGATTGGCGATGTCCGTGCGAACGTTGAATCGATCGGTCTTAAAGGGGAAGGCACATATCTATATGTGCTGGACAAAAAGGAAGGCGATTGGAAAATCGTTGGTGACATGTGGAACCAGTTGCCAAACGAAGGCCAGTAGCTTCTTGCCATGCACTTTTGGGTTGCGACCTTGTTTGCCAGCGTCATTCCATGCCGCGCGATACTAAAACTGCGCGACGGCGATGGTTACTTCACGACTAAACCATCGCTGTTTTCTCGAT includes:
- a CDS encoding DUF4440 domain-containing protein; amino-acid sequence: MRFLSTLATLALTATMATANSQQDAINSLNDFNDFFNEYTIDKNVDGLVSLYSDDALWIEQNRPLAQGHDVIRQTFAFLASKDAVNDHSIDKLLISADGSLAVMVGTAIVKVEEFNLDTTGTFLFVLRPDGDSWEIVTDMWHQHVTAEQR
- a CDS encoding nuclear transport factor 2 family protein; translated protein: MHILVTLAMLAATTSSALAQDAASELAEMNDRFNSGIATQDVAGLMELYGQEVMWIAPGTPMSWNGQAEAKQLFNYMTGHQADVTHDIDHLFVSDDETLAVMIGDVRANVESIGLKGEGTYLYVLDKKEGDWKIVGDMWNQLPNEGQ